Below is a genomic region from Trichocoleus sp..
GCACTTTCGTTGATTCCCTGGCTCAACGGTTTAGTCAATCGCTTCGCAACCCTTGGCGGCGGTTGTCGCTGCTGGTCATTAGTCTCTTGGGCGGCAACTTTCTTGCTACTACCATTTCAACCGTTGCAGGACAGAAGGCAGAACTGGATGTTTTGGCTGCCTTGTTGCTGGTTGGATTTACAGAGTTAATTAGCTGGATTGTGTATCGGCGGGATCGGGTTCCTGTTCCGACGACAAATCGTCCGGCAACGCGATCGTTATTTCTGGAAACAACGAATGGCTTAAAACTAGGGCTGATTTACGGTTTATTTGTGGAAGCGTTCAAGCTGGGTAGTTAAGGAAGAAAATCTGAGGGGAGAATGAAGGTTGCCCAAATTTTGACGGATTGGGTCAATGGCAAGGAGCTATCGTCCGCAGCAAAAGCTCAGCTTGCCAGCCAGCGATTGTTCGATCAGCATCACGCCAGAGCGTGGCGCACCACGCCAGAGACAGTTCATCAAACCATTGAGCAGCAGTTAGTTCTATTGCGATCGATCTATCCTGCTCTTGCTCAGTTCTGCATTAATCGTTTGGGGTGGCAGGATTGCCCTTTGAACTTACTGTGGGAGTTGTGGCTGCCGCTGGCTGAGCAGATCGCAGACTGGCATCAACCGCTGCAAAAACCTTTAATTCAAGGAATCCTGGGGGGTCAGGGAACCGGAAAGACAACACTTGCGGCAGTTCTGACTCAAATTCTCGGTTTCTTAGGTTTACGGGTCTGTCGGCTCTCACTGGATGACCTCTACAAAACCTATGCCGATCGCCTCAGTCTTCAACAATTTGATTCTCGCTATCGCTGGCGCGGACCACCCGGAACGCATGATGTTGAATTAGGTTTATCTGTGCTTCAACAGTTGCACAATGCCGCTCCCACTGTCCTGATTCCCCGCTTTGATAAGTCTGCTTATGGGGGCGCAGGCGATCGAACAGTCTCAGAAACCATCACTCAGGTAGACATTGTTTTATTTGAGGGCTGGTTTGTCGGCGTTCGACCCATCGATCCAGCCACGTTTGACCATGCTCCACCCCCTATCCTGACGGCAAACGATCGTCAATTTGCCCGAGATATGAACGCCAAACTTCAGGACTATGTGCCCTTGTGGGAGCAGCTCGATCGCCTGATTGTGCTTTATCCAACGAATTATCGACTCAGCCAGACCTGGCGCAAAGAGGCAGAACAGCAAATGAAATTAACAGGGCGATCGGGCATGAATGATCAGGAGGTGGATGAGTTTGTGAACTATTTCTGGCAAGCATTACACCCAGATCTGTTCATCACACCCATGCTAAAAGACAAGCAGGTTGACCTTGTAATTGAACTTGATGTTCATCACCTCCCAATCCAAATTTATCGCCCTGATGCAGTTGAAACAGATCAATCTAACTGACAACAGGCTCAATCAGAATGAATTGAAATTTCTGCTTCAGCCACTTCTCCCAAACGCTTTTTCCGCCTTTCTAGATGTTTTTCATACCAGTTCATTAAAGGCGTTGAACTAATTCCGTGAATCACAACTGAGAGCACGATCGTCGTGAAGGTAATCCAGGCAATTTGTTCCCCTATACCGTCTTGCAACCCTTCACCTAAAGCATAAGTGAGATAGTAGAGGGAGCCAACACCGCGAATTCCAAACCAGCCAAACAACCAGGGACGTATCGGGTTTTGATGTTCTCCGAGGGTGCTGATCCAAGCTCCGATCGGACGGATAACAAAAAACAGCATCCCGGCAACTAGCAGCGATTGCGGTAAAAAGCGCATGATCGGCTCAAACCGCAGCAGTGAGCCAAGCAGCAGAATGGTTCCGACTTCTAACAGTTTTTCGATCGATTCAGTAAATTCGATTTGAGAGGAACGCTTCTCAGGATTATGATAGTGTCGCTGTGCAACAACCCCCGCAACAAATACTGCCAAAAATCCATAGCCGTGAATGAGTTCAGTTAAGGAGTAGGTTAAAAGAATCATACTGAGGGCAACAAAATCCTCCATTAACGCATCAGCAGGACGGATTTGTTGCAGTCGTTTGTCAATCCAGACAACAATTCGAGCAATGGCAATTCCCATGGCAAGTCCAGCAGCTGTTGCCCAAATTAGATCAACTAAAACCCACTGTGTAAACCAATTCTGCCAATTTTCGTCTTTCAACCAATGCAGTCCGAAGTAAACAAACGGAAAGGCAAACGCATCATTCAATCCACCTTCAGAAGTCAAACCAAAGCGCAGCTCATCTTGGTCATCTGGATTAAACAATTGCACCTCTGAGGCTAAAACTGGATCAGTTGGAGCAAGAATTGCACCTAATAAAATTGAGACTCCCCAACTCATTCCTAAAAATAAATGTCCAATTAAAGCAATACCTACAATAGAGATAGGCATCAAAAAGCCAATTAAACGCGCCGGAGAAGTCCAGAGATGGAGTCTGAGCGGACGATTCATCTTTAAACCGCAGCTAAACAGAGAAATGAGAACGACCATTTCAGTCAGCCGCTCTAAAAATTCTGCCTCTGGACGGACTTGAATGAGATTGACTCCATAAGGGCTGAGAAAAACGCCAAATAACAGGTAAATGAGTGCATAAGAGAGGGGCAGTCGCGCAATCCAGCCAGAGCCGAGCGTGACAAACAGCAGCAGGATGCCAATAACAAGCAGATCGAGAATGTATATATCCACAAGCTTACGGGGAGGTGAATCGAGAATCTTCCCCAATCTACTGAGCATTTCTAGCAGACCAAAGCCCCACTAGGTAGAAATTTGGCTTGAGTGGAATTTAGTCACAAGACAGGTTGCAAATTTAGTTTTGAACTTCTGCTCTCTCTGCTACTTTCGCACTTGCTTCATTAACCGAGCTGCCCGATCGCCAATTTCTGCCCAATCCCCTCGATCGAGCGCTGCTTTCGGAAAGAGCTGCCCTGACAAGCCCACTGCTACGGCTCCTGCTGCAATAAACTCTGCTGCATTATCGATCGTCACACCTCCCGTAGGAATTAAGGGAATCTGCCCAAGTGGTTCCCGCAAGCTTTTGAGATAGCTGGCTCCGCCGATCGCCTGAATCGGAAATACCTTCACACAGGTTGCGCCTGCCTGCCATGCAGTGACAATTTCACTGGGCGTTAAGGCTCCCGCCACAATTGGCACCTTTAAACTCACGGCGGTTTCAATCAGCTTCAGGTTGGTATGAGGCGTAAACAAAAACTGCGCTCCTGACTCGATCGCCGCTTTCACATCATCCACCGTTAACAGCGTGCCTGCACCAATCCAGCAATCAGGCAGACTCGATCGCAAATGCTGCACCAGATCAGCCGGACGATCGCTATTCCAGGTAATCTCAATCAGACCCATTCCACCTGCCGCAACAGCCTGCGCCATCTGCACCCCCATTTCAACCTGCGGTGCACGAATGACAGCGATTGCCTTTTCTTGCTGTACTTGCGAAAGCCAAGCCACCCTTACCATCGTTCTCCTGACCCGATCGGAAAAGCCCCATCTTGCCATGCCCAAAACTAATTTGACACGATATTGGCGGCTTCCTGAAACAGAGTGGCAACCAGAAGGCTAGGAACCTAGGAACATTGCTCCTGACTCAGCAACACAAACTTAAGCTGATTGCCGACTCGTTGAACAGTTGCCAGCAGCCTCGAATCATATTCCTTGCGGTTACCGCTGGCATCAAAGCTAATGGTCTGTCTCTCTGTGACTGCACTAGGGATTGGTCTGCCTGCCGCAAGCGCGGAGCGAATTTCACTTCGAGTTATGCCTGGCTTCAACGTTGCAGCGATCGCCTGTACTGCCTCATAGGTGAGAGCACTGCGCCGATTGACACCCCCATAGGCATAAGTTTGATTCACTTCGTTCAAAAAAGTTTTTGCACCGCATTGCTCATGCCATTCCACAGCCATCACAAGTTTATTCACCAAAACATTCTCTTTGCCCTCTTTTTCAAAAGCATCAAGCATTTCTTGAGCGTATAGCGTATTTGCTCCCAGAATAGGCTTGTCGCCATTATTCTCAATTAATACAGCCAATGCTCGATCGAATGCCTGAGAATTTCCGGTTTGTCCGTCTGGAAAAACAGCAAGGGCATCAACAGACTGAACCTGGCGGACGGCTTGGTCTGCCTTGAAATCTGGACTCGATAAATCGAACCATTTGACCACACTGCCACCTTTGTTAATCAGGGCTGCCTGGAACTGGTCAAACAAGCTTTTGCTAAAAGCCTCTTGGGAATTGTAGAATGCGGCGACTTTTGGCTGTGCTTTCCCGACTCCACTTTGATCGTGCAGATATTGCTCCAGCGTTTCTGCTTCAACTTCTGTGGTCGAAACCGTCCGAAAGAACACAGGATTCTCATCTGCTCCACAGTCTGACCGCAGATTAGTTGCGGTACTGGTTGGAGAGATCAGCGGCAATCTGCCTCTGACATATGCAGGAAGTGCAGCACAGGTGTTTGGACTGGTGTAATGTCCAATCACTGCCAGTACATCCAGATTGGCGAGCGAACCTGCAACTTGCTTTGCCTGATCTGGGTTGTTGCGATCGTTTGCAATCACGATTTCTAGGTTGGTGCCGCGATCGATCATTGTTTGTTGCGCCAGTGCTGCACCTCGCAGCATATCAATCCCTGGAGCCACGTTTAATGGCACAGCCACCGCAATTTTATAAAGCGGTTTACCTAGCTGATTCCGTTGGCGAGCTTCAGCATTATTGCGAAAGATCAGCAGAATCGGATCGCGTAGGGCAATTAGTGCAGCCTGTCTTTGTTCAGAATTTGCACTGAGGTTCTGGCTTGCCTGCTCCCGAATTTGATCAAATTTGCTAATAGCGATCGCATAGTTGCCCCAGCCAAACTCCATCATGCCCTGCTGCTTCAAGTCCGAATAAGGCTTTGCTAATTCCTGACTATCAAAGACATCTTTTTCGCCTGCACTCACCAGTTGTTCAACAGAGAAGGATGGAGGTGGTGGTAGGGGAGTAAACTCCTTTGAACAAGCAGAGGAAAACAACGAGCAGCGCAGCGATGGCACGACTAATATTCCCAAAACAGCTAGTGCAGCAACAGCACTGATCGTCTGCCAGGGCAGCTTTTTGGACAGCGAATTCGGGAATGAAATTGGCTCAATTTTGGAGTTTCGGGGCTGAGCTGGAGCAGAGGTTTGAGTTGAATTGGATTGACGAAGATTGGAAGGTTCATCTTGCAGATTCAGCGGCAATGTCCCGGTAGGATCATCTGCATTGGAGTCAGGGAATCCAGGATTGATGATAACTGGACTGCTGTTGGGCAATTGCAATGGTTCACCACGACGAATTGCCTTAATACTTTTTAGAATCACGTCCACCGTTTGGGGTCGATCTCTGTAGTTTGAACGCATCAACCAGTTAATTAGCGAAATTAATTCAGCATTCGGGCAGACAGTCTGCCATTCCCAATCGTCCAAATCCAGGTGCGAATTGGAGGGACGTCTGCCGGTCATCAGATATACAAAAGTTCGTCCCAGTGCATAAAAATCAGATTGTGGAACAGCTCGCTGCTGTAGTTGTTCGGGTGCGGAATAGCCTGATGAAGAAACTCTCGTAATCAGTCCGCCACTGAGCACCGTATTCGTCACTTCTCTTGCTGTCCCAAAATCAATTAAGACCAGATCTTCTCCTGCTCTCGCATTTGCTCGTCGAATAATGTTAGAAGGTTTAATATCACGGTGAAAAAAGTTTTTCTTGTGGATATATCCCAGAATAATAGTGATTTGTTCCAGCCAGTCGAGAGCTGTTGCTTCATCAAGCTTTTTATGCTGCTGCACCCACTGTTCTAGGTTCAGTCCCTCGATATATTCCATCACTAAACAGTGAAGAATTTGGCGATCGGGTTCATTCAGCACAAACTGGAAACTATCCCGATATTCAGGAATGCCCCAATGTCTTAACCTTCTCAGCAGCGCTGCTTCTTGCTCAAACAGTTCAACCAGTTTAGGCTCATCAATTTTGAGTGTCTTTAAGACCTCTTTTTTCCTTTGATGAAAGTCTGTAGTCTGAAACACTTCTGTGTAAGGATGATCTTCACAGAGTGGCTGTATCAACCGATAGCTGCGCCCTTGGCTTCCATGAAGAATAAGTGGTGTGCCGCAAAATTGACACACCTGTAGATCGTCTGGATTTTGCCGACTGCTGTGACACCAGGGATTGATGCAATAGCTCATTCACTTAGGCTGAGAAGAACGTGACGGAGAAAAATATAGACAATAGACGGAAAGTGTCCTTAGTTTCCCATAAACCCTATATTTCTGAAAGTGGAAAGCCGACATCGTTCATTTTCAGCGAAGCTAGAGCAAATATCGCCTAAAAAATTGCCTGGTCATTGGCTGTAGCGTGTAAAAAACTTGATGTCCTTCCGACACTTTTGCCAGCAGCGATCGCCGTTCCAGGGCAGACATCGCTTTAATAAAGTCTGAAGAACCTGCATTTTGGAGCAAAGGCTGCTGTCGTAGCTCATCTCGATGCAAAGGCTCAACAGTTGCCAAACAGCACAAGATCGCCCGCTCCAGTGGATTCAGGCATTTCCAGTGCTGCTCTAGGATCATTTCGATCGGTTCTGGAACGACCAGCGTATGTACCAAAAACTCTTCTACCCGACATTGAAATAAATCACTTTGAATTACAGATGCAACAAGCTTTAGAGCAAGGGGATTTCCACCATATCGTTGAACCAACTCTCGACCAGACTGTTCATCAAAAATCAACTCTTTCGTTCTCAAAATATTAAAACAGGCATTCTCATCAAGCTGGGTTAAGCAATAAGCCTGAACGACTCCATTTGCAATAACCGTAATGTCTGACGGTTTCTCTCGAATTGTTACTAAAAGATGACTCTGATGTTTTTGTAAGCTGATCTTTTGCAGCAACGATCGATATCTCTGATAAGTTGCGCGATACTCAACGCATTCTGTCTCTTCCAGGTTTTGCTCGTCAAGAACAATCAGGATACGGCGGCGTCGCAGTTCCTCCAGCAGCTTGGTTTCTAGTGAGCGAAGCGAAAGACCCGATTGCCGTTCGGTACGGCTAATTGCAGATGGCGATAAGCGATCGAGTAATTCAATCAGGGTTCGTTCAACTGGGTCAGCCCAGGCATAAGACTGCCAGACAAAAGCTGTAAACTGCTGCTTGAGCTGATTCGCCAATTTTGCAGCCAGGGCAGTTTTGCCAATTCCTCCCATCCCGTATAGAATTCCTAATTGGCAGCGACTGGTTGGGGAGAACCACTGTTTCAGCTCAACAAATTCTCGATCGCGCCCGTAAAAGTGAGATTCGATCGGCGCAGAGTCCCAGTCTTGTGGCGAAGGGAAACCTGGCATCGGGCAATCGATGATCTCGCTCCAGTCCAACTGGAGAAACTGGCAATATCCCTTAAACGTAGCTCCTCGAATCGGACGTGTGCCATAGACAAATCGCTTCCAGGTTGCTTCAGCCACAGGATATCCTGCCTGTTCCAGGGCATCAAAAGTCTGCTTCTCCTGAATGCCCAACCCCCGCTCTTGCAAGGCTTCCCGAATTCTGGTTTTGCCTTGTTCTGATGCTTTGAAGCACATATCCTGCCATCTCTCCAATATGGGTCATTCTACCGGATCTACAACTGACCTAAATTGCTCCAAAACTGACTTAAAACTGACCTGGATCCGGATCTATTCAGCAACGATCGAACAAGCCATTCTGAAATAAAGCGCGCGCTTCATCCAATTTCCCCTTCCCGTCAAGGAGACTAAACAAATGAGACGCTCAATGTTTCAAGATCCCCCAATCACGCTGCTCAATCAGCCTGTGCCCGCCAGGATAGAAGCGATCGAGGGTTATACGCCTCGCATTAAATATCGCGGTACGAGCTGGGGCTTTAAGCTGTACGGTTCTGAAGCGCCGATTTCGTTCAATCATGGACAAGCTGTCCGGATCGTCGGCATTCAAGGAATTAGCTTGTTGATCCAGTGCTGATCCGGGTTGAGTATCCGTGAGAGCAACAAATCCAAGCAACAAAAAAGCAGGCTCTTGCCTGCTCAAAAAATTCAATTCAGAGTACTTAATGAACTAGGGAATTGAAGCAACTCGGACATTGCTGGTTGCCAACAGCTCTTGCAGTTCTTCAGAATCAACCGTTTCGCGATCGATCAGCATATCTGCCAGATTATTGAGCACCTCGCGGTTTTCTTGCAGCACTTGCTTCGACCGACGATAAGCCTGATCCACCAGGTTACGAACTTCATCATCGATCGCCGCTGCTGTCTCTTCTGAGAAATCGCGTTCTGCTACAATGTCCCGTCCCAGGAACATACCGCCCTGAGAACGACCCAGCGCCACAGGACCGAGCCGATCGCTCATGCCGAAGCGAGTCACCATCTGACGGGCAACGCGTGCGACCTGTTGCAAGTCATTAGAAGCCCCAGTTGTCACTTCTTCTTCACCAAACACCAGTTCTTCAGCAATCCGACCACCCAACGCCACTGCCATCTGGTTTTGCAGATAGGAGCGAGAGTAGAGGCCAGAATCCATCCGATCTTCGCTAGGGGTGAACCAGGTCAAACCACCAGCACGACCCCGAGGAATAATGCTAATTTTTTGCACCGGGTCATAATCTGGCATTAGTGCGCCAACCAGGGCGTGACCCGCCTCATGATATGCCACCAGTTGCTTGCGCTTCTCGCTCATGACACGATCTTTCTTCTCTGGACCTGCCAAAACGCGATCGATCGCATCGTTGACTTCATCCATCGAGATTTCGGTCAGGTTACGCCGCGCCGCCAGAATTGCCGCTTCGTTCAGCAGGTTTGCCAAATCCGCACCCGTGAATCCGGGCGTCCGACGGGCAATCTTCTCTAGATCCACATCCTTCGCTAAGGTTTTACCGCGTGCATGGACATTCAGCACTTCCAACCGTCCAGCATAGTCGGGGCGATCGACCACAACCTGACGGTCAAAACGACCCGGACGCAAGAGAGCAGAATCTAATACATCAGGACGGTTGGTTGCCGCGATGATGATGATGCCTGTGTTGCCCTCAAAACCATCCATCTCGGTGAGTAGCTGGTTCAGGGTTTGTTCGCGCTCATCGTTGCCGCCGCCTAAGCCAGCCCCTCGCTGCCGACCTACTGCGTCAATTTCATCGATGAAGACGATACAGGGCGCATTCGCTTTTGCCTGTTCAAACAGGTCACGTACACGGGACGCACCAACCCCAACAAACATTTCCACGAACTCAGAACCAGAGATGCTGAAGAAGGGAACTCCCGCCTCGCCCGCAACCGCTTTTGCCAGCAGCGTTTTCCCGGTTCCCGGAGGGCCAACCAGCAGCACACCTTTCGGGATTTTGGCTCCGACTGCGGTAAAGCGATCGGCATTCTTTAAAAAGTCAACGACTTCTGCCAGTTCCAGCTTCGCTTGCTCAATTCCAGCCACATCATTAAACGTGACCTGAGTTTGAGGCTCCATTTGAACTCGCGCTTTCGACTTACCAAAATTCATTGCCTGACTGCCCGGACCGCTCTGTGCCCGTCGTAGCACAAAGAACAGCACCACCAGCAGCAGGAATGGAATCAGCAGCGTACTCAGCACTCGCGCCCAAACATTATCTTCGGCTTGAGGCGAAACCGCGATGTCAACGCCATTTTTCTGAAGGATGTCAAGGAGTTCTGGGTCGTTCGGCAGATTCACCGCGATATTTTGACCATCGCTCGTCTTTGCCAACGCCTTGCTGCGATCGGCACTAATCATCACTTTTTCAACCTGACCGCTTTCGACCCGATTGATAAACTGGCTATACCGCCAGGTTGTTGTACTTTGAGGCTGCCGATCGAGCAATGCCGTTGCCAAGAAAATGACAACTACAAGCAAGAGTCCATACAGCCCCGCATTTCTCCACCGCTTATTATTCACCGAGGTCCTTCCTCCTAGTTATCCATGTGCGAGGGGGGAATTTAGCTTCTTAGCTTCTTAATATTAATTAATGTAACTCAATCCTATCAGGATTCTCAGAAAGTCGCTGGCTGATTCCCTACTTCTCCCATTCTAGGCAAGAGCCTCAAAGCCGGGAGCAGATTTCAGGGAAAACCCAAATTTGTTCGATTTCACAATTTGATGTCACGATTTGATACCACGGTAGGGGCGAATGCTTCGCGGCAGAGGATGCACCTTTAACTAAAGCGTTTTGGCGCAAATGCTTCGCCCTTACTCTCAGAAATCCCTTTCATCCTCCACCATTCGATCGCAACAATGCTGTAAATTCCCGTCTGGCTGAAGGATAGAATAGGAAAGCTATTTGATTTGAGTTTGGATTTTGAGTTGCAAAATCGATCGCTGTTTAGACGGTTAGATATCGGTCTGAGACTCGGTGCAATCACAACTCTAAAATCCAAAAAGAGACAACTAAGGATAGGCGGGCAATGCGAATCTCTTTAAATTGGCTACGAGAACTGGTCGATATCAAGATGACCCCAGAAGAGTTAGCCGATCTGCTGACGATGGCAGGATTTGAGGTGGAAGAGATTGAAGACCGCCGCACCTGGGCAGATGGCGTGGTGATTGGGAAAGTTTTGCAGCGAGAGCAGCACCCCAACGCCGACAAGCTGAGCGTCTGTCAGGTTGATATTGGGGCAGGCAAACCTTCCACGATCGTTTGTGGTGCGTCGAATGTCCGGGCAGATATCTTTGTGCCAGTGGCAACGCTGGGGACTTATTTGCCTAAAATTGACCTGAAAATTAAGCCCCGTAAGCTGCGCGATGTGCCTTCGGAAGGAATGATCTGCTCCCTGGCAGAAGTCGGCTTAACAAAAGACTCCGAAGGAATTCACATTTTTCCACAAACTGATTTGAAGGTTGGCAGTGATGCTCGTCCTTACCTCGGTTTGGATGATGTGGTACTTGATCTGACCTCCACAGCAAACCGGGCAGATGCACTGAGCATGATTGGCATTGCCAGAGAAATTGCGGCTCTGACGGGTACAGAACTGCGGCTGCCTCAGATTCCGGAGATTCCAACTCAGCAGGACACCGATCTTTCGATCAAGATCACAGAACCGCAAGCCTGCCCCATCTACATCGGCACGATCGTCGATGGCGTCAAAATTGCCCCTTCTCCCGATTGGCTCCAGCGCCGCTTACAATCAGCCGGAACCCGCCCCATCAACAATGTTGTGGACGTGACGAACTATGTGCTGCTGGAATGGGGACAGCCGCTTCATGCCTTTGATCGCGATCGGCTCCAGGCAGTGACGCAAAGCAAAACGGTGGCGATCGGCGTTCGTTATGCCCATACCGGAGAAACGCTGAAAACCCTGGACGGACAGGATCGATCGCTGCAAGAGCAAAACCTCGTCATTACTGCAGGCGATGTTCCAGTGGCACTGGCAGGTGTGATGGGCGGCGAAACCACTGAAGTTCATGAAGGTACAGCGAATTTGATGCTGGAAGCCGCCATTTTTGATACGGTGTCAATCCGGCGATCGGCGCGGGCTCAGGGTTTACGAACAGAATCTTCGGCGCGCTATGAAAGAGGCGTGAATTCGGCAGAGCTAGAACTGGCTTGTCGTCGTGCCATTCAATTAATCACCGAACTCGCGGGCGGAACCGTTGGCACTCAAGCTGTAGCGGACCATCGCCCCGGACAAACGGCTGCTGCCAGAACGATTGAACTGCGGCTGGAGCGGGTTAATCAAGTCCTGGGACTGATAATTACCAATCCAGAAATCGCTGCTTCTGGCAAAACCGAAGACCTGACGGAAGACGATATTGGCGAACTGCAAGCCGCCGATGTGGAGCGAATTCTGACGGCTCTCGGCTGTCAACTGGCTCCCACTGGGCAGGAAGGCGTCTGGTCGGTCACAGTTCCGCCTTATCGCTATCGTGACCTGGAGCGCGAAATCGATTTAATCGAAGAAGTTGCCCGTCTCCACGGCTACAACAACTTCTGCGACACGCTGCCCAGCAAAACCGAACTCGGCTTCCTCTCGGATGATTTTGCCCTGACTCAAAAAATCCATGCAGCAATGCGAGCAGTTGGGCTTACGGAAGTCATTCACTACTCGTTGGTTAAGTCAGGCGAAGAGAATCAGGTAGTACTCAGCAATCCCTTGTTTGTCGAATATTCTGCGCTGCGTACCGAACTGATTCCAGCCCTAATTGATGCCTTCCAGTACAACCTGGAACAGGGCAACGGCGCACTCAACGCTTTCGAGATTGGCCGAGTGTTCTGGCGCGAAGAAGAAGGACTGAACGAAGCAGACCACATTGCAGGCATTCTCGGCGGTGACTCCTGGCAAGGCAAATGGGTTCGCAGTGGTCGAGAACAGCCGATGACCTGGTTTGAAGCGAAAGGTATCCTCGAAGGCGTCTTCCGAAATCTGGGCCTCGCAGTGGAATATCAGCCCGATCGCCGTCATGCCCTGTTCCACCCCGGACGCACTGCCTCCCTCTGGATTAACGGCAACCGCCTCGGGACATTTGGACAACTCCACCCCCAGGTTTGTCAGGAACGCGGCTTACCCGATCAGGTCTATGTCTTTGAACTCAACCTCGACACGATGCTTGATGGAATGACGCAAGAGCCAAACCTCGTTCCCCTGTTCCAGCCCTATTCCTCCTATCCTGCATCCGATCGAGACATTGCTTTCTTTGCTCCCACTCAGTTCTCTGTTGCCGATATCGAACGATCGATCCGCAAAGCGGGGGGAACGCTACTCGACTCAGTCGATCTGTTTGATGAGTATCGCGGTGAAAACGTGCCTCAAGGCAAACGCAGCCTCGCCTTTCGCCTGGTCTACCGTGCTGCCGATCGCACCCTCACCGACGCTGACATTGAGCCCGTCCATCAAAAAGTTCGCGAAGCTCTGGAAGAAAAATTCCAGGCAGAACTGAGAAGCTGAGCTTGGCTTCAGCAAACAATCTTGGTTCAGCGAACAATATCGTATCAGGGGGATGAAGACATGAGGGATATCAGGATGAACCCTGTTTACGCCCTCTTTCCTTCCTCTGCTCCCCGATTCCCTATCCCCTTCCCTTCCTTCCTCCCCTATGCCCAAATATGTTCTCTGGGGTCGCTATTGCGACAACGTACTGGAAAAACGCGCTCCTTACCGTCAAGCCCACCTCGATCGATTGGCTCAGCTTCAAGCAGCCGGACAGGTGATCACCATTGGACCGACCAAAGATCTATCGATCGTGTTTGGGGTTTACGAAGCGAGTGATGAAGCTGCAGCTCGACAACTGGTTGAAGCTGATCCCTATTGGCAGAATGGCATCTGGACAGAGTATGAAATTATGGAGTGGATTCAGGCATTTTAAGTCTTGATTGGCATTCCTTCTCTAGCTATACTTTTTCGATCGCACAGGGGGGCTATTATCACAAGATGACCCCCTTTTTCGCATCGCAATTGGCATTTCGAGCACTATCTCAAGGAACTAACCCCTCTTTCCTGTGATTGCCCTTACTCCATTTCAACCCGTCTTTTTCCTCGCGCAAGCAGCAACCCCCATCTTGGGAAGTATCTGGCTGGATATCAGTGCCCTGATTTTGATGATTGCTTCTTCTGCTTTTTTCTCTGGCTCAGAAACCGCAATCACAGCGTTTGACAACCTGCGGCTAAGATCCCTGATTAAGGAGCGGGGCGATCAGGGAGGCATCTTTACCCTGGTCCTAGAAAAACGTGCTCGGTTTATCACGACCCTGCTGATTGGCAACACGCTCGTCAACAACTTCTCTGCCGTTCTCACCAGCAACCTGTTTGCCCTCTGGTTTGGCACCAATGAGGCAGTACTGGCTGCGACGCTGCTGGTCACGGTGCTGGTGCTGATTTTTGGCGAAATTACCCCCAAATCGCTAGCAATCAATAATGTGATGCCCACGTTCAAGCTTGTGGTGCGTCCAATTTACTGGCTGTCG
It encodes:
- a CDS encoding NfeD family protein, yielding MFQDPPITLLNQPVPARIEAIEGYTPRIKYRGTSWGFKLYGSEAPISFNHGQAVRIVGIQGISLLIQC
- a CDS encoding NB-ARC domain-containing protein; the encoded protein is MCFKASEQGKTRIREALQERGLGIQEKQTFDALEQAGYPVAEATWKRFVYGTRPIRGATFKGYCQFLQLDWSEIIDCPMPGFPSPQDWDSAPIESHFYGRDREFVELKQWFSPTSRCQLGILYGMGGIGKTALAAKLANQLKQQFTAFVWQSYAWADPVERTLIELLDRLSPSAISRTERQSGLSLRSLETKLLEELRRRRILIVLDEQNLEETECVEYRATYQRYRSLLQKISLQKHQSHLLVTIREKPSDITVIANGVVQAYCLTQLDENACFNILRTKELIFDEQSGRELVQRYGGNPLALKLVASVIQSDLFQCRVEEFLVHTLVVPEPIEMILEQHWKCLNPLERAILCCLATVEPLHRDELRQQPLLQNAGSSDFIKAMSALERRSLLAKVSEGHQVFYTLQPMTRQFFRRYLL
- a CDS encoding bifunctional serine/threonine-protein kinase/ABC transporter substrate-binding protein encodes the protein MSYCINPWCHSSRQNPDDLQVCQFCGTPLILHGSQGRSYRLIQPLCEDHPYTEVFQTTDFHQRKKEVLKTLKIDEPKLVELFEQEAALLRRLRHWGIPEYRDSFQFVLNEPDRQILHCLVMEYIEGLNLEQWVQQHKKLDEATALDWLEQITIILGYIHKKNFFHRDIKPSNIIRRANARAGEDLVLIDFGTAREVTNTVLSGGLITRVSSSGYSAPEQLQQRAVPQSDFYALGRTFVYLMTGRRPSNSHLDLDDWEWQTVCPNAELISLINWLMRSNYRDRPQTVDVILKSIKAIRRGEPLQLPNSSPVIINPGFPDSNADDPTGTLPLNLQDEPSNLRQSNSTQTSAPAQPRNSKIEPISFPNSLSKKLPWQTISAVAALAVLGILVVPSLRCSLFSSACSKEFTPLPPPPSFSVEQLVSAGEKDVFDSQELAKPYSDLKQQGMMEFGWGNYAIAISKFDQIREQASQNLSANSEQRQAALIALRDPILLIFRNNAEARQRNQLGKPLYKIAVAVPLNVAPGIDMLRGAALAQQTMIDRGTNLEIVIANDRNNPDQAKQVAGSLANLDVLAVIGHYTSPNTCAALPAYVRGRLPLISPTSTATNLRSDCGADENPVFFRTVSTTEVEAETLEQYLHDQSGVGKAQPKVAAFYNSQEAFSKSLFDQFQAALINKGGSVVKWFDLSSPDFKADQAVRQVQSVDALAVFPDGQTGNSQAFDRALAVLIENNGDKPILGANTLYAQEMLDAFEKEGKENVLVNKLVMAVEWHEQCGAKTFLNEVNQTYAYGGVNRRSALTYEAVQAIAATLKPGITRSEIRSALAAGRPIPSAVTERQTISFDASGNRKEYDSRLLATVQRVGNQLKFVLLSQEQCS
- the ftsH3 gene encoding ATP-dependent zinc metalloprotease FtsH3, coding for MNNKRWRNAGLYGLLLVVVIFLATALLDRQPQSTTTWRYSQFINRVESGQVEKVMISADRSKALAKTSDGQNIAVNLPNDPELLDILQKNGVDIAVSPQAEDNVWARVLSTLLIPFLLLVVLFFVLRRAQSGPGSQAMNFGKSKARVQMEPQTQVTFNDVAGIEQAKLELAEVVDFLKNADRFTAVGAKIPKGVLLVGPPGTGKTLLAKAVAGEAGVPFFSISGSEFVEMFVGVGASRVRDLFEQAKANAPCIVFIDEIDAVGRQRGAGLGGGNDEREQTLNQLLTEMDGFEGNTGIIIIAATNRPDVLDSALLRPGRFDRQVVVDRPDYAGRLEVLNVHARGKTLAKDVDLEKIARRTPGFTGADLANLLNEAAILAARRNLTEISMDEVNDAIDRVLAGPEKKDRVMSEKRKQLVAYHEAGHALVGALMPDYDPVQKISIIPRGRAGGLTWFTPSEDRMDSGLYSRSYLQNQMAVALGGRIAEELVFGEEEVTTGASNDLQQVARVARQMVTRFGMSDRLGPVALGRSQGGMFLGRDIVAERDFSEETAAAIDDEVRNLVDQAYRRSKQVLQENREVLNNLADMLIDRETVDSEELQELLATSNVRVASIP